A portion of the Paenibacillus hamazuiensis genome contains these proteins:
- a CDS encoding lamin tail domain-containing protein has translation MKLFRKFAPAFMAASLLASLSPVAPAAQAASNTVVIAEVFNGSDGAEEWVTLANLGTTDIDLTNWALQDYSGSGAAQAKWTFPSGSKIQAKKLLVIEKTAGNSGAAAKGVATITGGSFNFAGASDRLDLINASNALVDGLAWGSSNSVEGFSIASSSTSGSSFERKTATDTDKAADWQAVSGTAVQAYAWAPLPGQTTSAPVITAVSPVENAVNVATTANLTVTFDKTVAPGTGSVTLLNKTDSLSVATFSHADAAVDVVGSTLTIDLPNLTAGKEYEITIPEGFVLSGSSKNGLKTWTFSTAPILSSNISAVRSTAVGQIVSVRGEVTGVFGSNNVWIQDTTAGIRVYKANGISGLTVGQEVVVFGTVANYNNDLELDVYDIQVKSDNLITLPAPSVVAVNQVGEANEGKLVKVQNVWIKSDYTTGAGGVVVTDGTNDLVVYAQAGTDVKTYLQGLPKSSANKFDIVGISSVFNTTIELLPRTTSDITAK, from the coding sequence ATGAAACTGTTCCGTAAATTCGCTCCGGCCTTCATGGCCGCAAGTTTGCTCGCATCCTTATCCCCTGTCGCTCCAGCAGCGCAAGCCGCTTCGAACACGGTTGTCATCGCCGAAGTGTTCAACGGTTCGGACGGCGCCGAAGAGTGGGTGACGCTCGCCAACCTGGGTACGACGGACATCGATTTGACCAACTGGGCTCTGCAGGACTACAGCGGCTCCGGTGCGGCGCAAGCCAAATGGACTTTCCCGTCCGGTTCGAAAATTCAGGCGAAGAAGCTGCTCGTCATTGAGAAAACGGCAGGCAACTCCGGTGCGGCGGCCAAAGGAGTGGCCACAATCACAGGCGGCAGCTTCAATTTTGCCGGCGCCAGCGACCGTCTCGATCTGATCAACGCCTCCAATGCGCTGGTTGACGGCTTAGCTTGGGGTTCCTCCAACTCGGTAGAGGGCTTCAGCATTGCCTCTTCCTCGACCAGCGGCTCGTCGTTCGAGCGCAAGACGGCAACGGACACCGACAAAGCTGCAGATTGGCAGGCGGTTTCCGGTACGGCAGTTCAAGCTTATGCGTGGGCTCCGCTTCCCGGGCAAACAACCAGCGCTCCTGTTATAACGGCAGTATCTCCGGTCGAGAACGCGGTGAATGTAGCTACTACCGCCAACCTGACGGTTACGTTTGATAAAACGGTAGCCCCGGGAACCGGCTCCGTGACGCTGCTGAACAAAACGGATTCCCTGTCGGTCGCCACGTTCAGCCACGCTGACGCCGCCGTCGATGTCGTCGGCAGCACGCTGACCATCGATCTGCCTAATCTGACAGCCGGCAAGGAATACGAGATTACGATTCCGGAAGGGTTTGTTTTAAGCGGCAGCAGCAAAAACGGGTTGAAAACATGGACGTTCTCCACGGCGCCGATCCTCTCTTCGAACATTTCCGCCGTTCGTTCGACTGCGGTCGGACAAATCGTCTCCGTACGCGGTGAAGTTACGGGTGTTTTTGGAAGCAATAATGTATGGATTCAGGATACGACAGCAGGCATTCGCGTATACAAGGCAAACGGGATCAGCGGCTTGACGGTCGGACAAGAAGTCGTCGTATTCGGCACAGTGGCCAACTACAATAACGATCTGGAGCTTGACGTTTATGACATTCAGGTGAAATCCGATAATCTGATCACGCTGCCCGCTCCTTCGGTCGTAGCCGTTAATCAGGTTGGCGAAGCTAACGAAGGCAAACTGGTGAAGGTGCAGAACGTGTGGATCAAATCCGATTATACAACCGGTGCCGGCGGTGTCGTCGTGACCGACGGTACGAACGATCTGGTCGTATATGCACAGGCAGGAACGGATGTGAAGACGTATCTGCAAGGCTTGCCGAAGTCTTCCGCAAACAAGTTCGACATCGTCGGCATCAGCTCCGTCTTCAATACGACGATCGAATTGCTGCCTCGCACAACTTCCGATATTACGGCAAAGTAA
- a CDS encoding metallophosphoesterase, with amino-acid sequence MQISDLHVEKLRISSERLTRLIQKEAPDYIFLTGDFTEKPRYLLKVQRYAQAIAKPGIPVFAVLGNHDHRLKSTAFKQLIRVLENAGIKVLINQSTSVGNLQIVGIDDFCSRHSKVYNAFKRVDPSKPTLVLTHDPNLVLYIDRKYTYLMAGHFHGKQFNIPFLFKFKKKGKLAAAGIYKGLHAGPYGHFYISKGIGQAGINARFLIRSEVTLHDLG; translated from the coding sequence TTGCAAATCAGCGACCTTCATGTCGAGAAGCTCCGCATCAGTTCGGAAAGATTGACCCGCTTGATTCAAAAAGAAGCTCCCGATTACATTTTTCTCACGGGGGACTTCACGGAAAAACCCCGGTATTTATTAAAGGTGCAGCGATATGCCCAAGCGATCGCCAAGCCGGGTATTCCGGTTTTTGCCGTATTGGGGAATCACGATCATCGATTGAAGTCCACTGCATTTAAGCAGCTGATCCGGGTTCTCGAAAACGCGGGCATCAAAGTCCTTATCAATCAGTCCACATCCGTCGGTAACCTTCAAATTGTTGGCATCGATGATTTTTGCAGCAGGCATAGCAAAGTTTACAACGCATTTAAGAGAGTGGATCCAAGCAAACCGACCCTTGTGCTGACACACGACCCCAATCTTGTACTTTATATTGATCGCAAGTATACCTACTTGATGGCAGGCCATTTCCACGGTAAACAGTTCAACATACCGTTTTTGTTCAAATTCAAAAAGAAAGGCAAACTGGCTGCTGCCGGTATTTATAAGGGATTACACGCAGGACCCTATGGCCATTTCTACATTTCCAAAGGAATCGGTCAGGCCGGAATCAACGCCCGTTTCCTTATTCGGAGCGAAGTTACCCTGCACGATCTCGGTTGA
- a CDS encoding GNAT family N-acetyltransferase → MYLYKYFDHQWTDEYRRPFIVKVDGEIAGFALIMLDVPKELMKLSTSQKTNVISDFFIMRKYRRKGVGRHVAYSLFEMFTGTWEIRQTLANKSAYTFWK, encoded by the coding sequence CTGTATTTATATAAATACTTCGACCATCAGTGGACAGACGAGTACCGTCGTCCGTTTATAGTAAAGGTTGATGGAGAGATTGCAGGCTTTGCTTTAATTATGCTGGATGTACCAAAAGAACTTATGAAACTAAGTACATCTCAAAAAACAAATGTAATAAGTGATTTCTTTATTATGAGGAAATACAGGCGTAAAGGGGTAGGTAGACATGTGGCTTATTCACTGTTTGAGATGTTCACAGGTACCTGGGAGATAAGACAAACACTTGCCAACAAGTCTGCATATACGTTCTGGAAATAA
- a CDS encoding DUF5011 domain-containing protein, which translates to MKRTIIIMLSCLLLIAAAVPAAMAAQPTVAASLNDSTGIVTITGSTGAAAAGLVTVQVRNAAGQIDFLDMGTSDAKGDFQFSYKQKKRIPGTYAVSVGGQFAGAIGTTSFPVNAAPHRLAAKLTPEAPDGQNGWYRQPVRVAIEEQNGSADAAAVEYRINQGEWTAYADAFTVAAEGTNVVEYRSVDDSGVRGDVQSTTIRLDRTAPVTTAAASPVDGKNGWYVSNPTLTLTATDNVSVAATVYRVDGGLWSSYTQPVTLSVYGTHSVEYKSVDQAGNEETAKSVTMNIDKVPPTVRVVLDKTTLWPANKKMVTVTASVYAADDTSQIDSVVLKSITSSEPGGADDIQNARIGTFDTSFSLRAEREGRGSGRIYTITYTATDKAGNKADASATVVVPHDQSGKPK; encoded by the coding sequence TTGAAGAGAACGATCATAATCATGCTGTCTTGTTTGTTGCTTATCGCAGCGGCAGTGCCTGCGGCGATGGCTGCGCAGCCGACAGTCGCCGCTTCGCTGAACGACAGCACGGGCATCGTAACGATTACCGGCAGCACGGGCGCCGCGGCCGCCGGTCTTGTCACCGTCCAGGTTCGCAATGCCGCAGGCCAAATCGATTTTCTCGATATGGGGACAAGCGACGCCAAAGGGGATTTCCAGTTCAGCTATAAGCAGAAAAAACGGATCCCCGGAACTTATGCCGTCAGCGTGGGAGGGCAGTTTGCCGGAGCGATCGGAACGACGTCTTTTCCGGTGAATGCTGCGCCGCACCGGCTTGCGGCCAAGCTGACACCCGAAGCGCCGGACGGCCAAAACGGCTGGTACCGTCAGCCGGTCCGGGTCGCTATCGAGGAGCAGAACGGTTCGGCGGATGCCGCCGCCGTTGAATACCGAATCAACCAGGGCGAATGGACGGCGTATGCCGATGCTTTTACCGTGGCCGCGGAAGGCACGAATGTGGTCGAGTACCGCAGCGTGGACGACAGTGGAGTGCGGGGAGATGTGCAGTCGACGACCATCCGTCTGGACCGGACGGCGCCGGTTACGACGGCGGCGGCGAGCCCGGTCGACGGCAAAAACGGCTGGTACGTTTCGAATCCGACCTTGACGCTCACGGCAACGGATAATGTGTCGGTTGCCGCAACGGTTTACCGGGTCGACGGCGGCTTGTGGTCGTCTTATACGCAGCCGGTTACGCTGTCCGTGTACGGCACCCACTCGGTCGAGTACAAAAGCGTCGATCAGGCCGGCAACGAAGAGACCGCCAAATCGGTCACGATGAACATCGACAAGGTACCGCCGACGGTTCGCGTCGTTCTGGACAAAACGACGCTCTGGCCGGCCAACAAAAAAATGGTTACCGTAACGGCCTCCGTTTACGCGGCGGATGACACTTCGCAGATCGACTCGGTCGTGCTGAAGTCGATCACGAGCAGCGAGCCGGGCGGTGCGGACGATATTCAGAACGCGCGGATCGGCACGTTCGACACTTCGTTCAGCCTCCGTGCGGAAAGGGAAGGCCGCGGCTCGGGACGGATTTATACGATCACGTATACCGCCACCGACAAGGCCGGGAACAAAGCCGATGCTTCGGCAACGGTCGTCGTTCCCCACGATCAATCGGGGAAACCGAAGTGA
- a CDS encoding pectinesterase family protein: MNKALRLGISLLLGIQLIPIGFWTDVSSAAPASEASSAPAQSAPVTESPAGLKAAAGDGQVGLAWEAVPGAAYYNVKRSEVSGGPYTQIAGNVAAAAFTDTQPANGTAYYYVVTAVSGGTESMISNQAKAVPYVQVPGAPEAPAGFSATADDGSVSLTWDPAPGAASYTVKRSEAAGGPYTAVASALSATSYKDTGVINGSTYYYVVTATNGSGEGPASDELAAAPAKVIVVDPNGNGDFTTVQAAVSSVPAGNAARTVIFIREGIYREKVTVAAPLISFVGAGRDKTKIVWNDSNAKMPNQPLNTATVTVNGNRFTASHITFENDAPPSEGQALAAAVNADQAVFENVKMIGYQDTLYAGIALTSPRIGRQYYRHSVIQGRVDYIYGPATAAVFDHVDAVSINTPETGTGGYVTAAATKNTSDAGLVFMNSRLVKNGTTAGQHYLGRPWQDYPTVRYINTWMDDHIAPAGWTTMQVNPYLFAEYNSMGPGASPSTRVLGTQMTAAEASELTVPRIFGGWDPQSQPVILPLASPLIKAEVAPGQPDGVNDTYTKPVVVSLGITHNEYGAYRAEYRVNGGAWTGYAAEFEVSAQGANKVEYRLVDESGRAGTIQTLTVKIDPNAQRKVPAFPGAEGGAMYATGGRGQDVYEVTTLEDYAPSKNEAPIPGSFRDAVSQGNRTIVFRVSGNIGLKERLTIGGKNLTIAGQTAPGDGIALSGYWVNIGSGDSNIIIRHIRFRGGINLLGDTADASGDNIIIDHCSFSWSTDETFSLKEHKNITVQWSIVSDSLNQSIHGKGAHGYGGIWGGTNVTYHHNLIANHASRNPRFDRQVDAVNTPTKIDYRNNVVYNWGFNSAYGGEQATGINMINNYYKPGPSTFDRVKKRLVNPSSQYAGTWYIDGNVIEGYPDVYADNWASAVQPDYGLSSVTRLSRPAALPDADDPIGGPVSTDSAEEAYAKVLAGAGAVLPKRDSLDARIVNDVIHGTGKIVNTIASDGGLPVLNSEPAPQDSDHDGMPDDWEAAHGLNPHDPADRNGDYNGDGYTNLEKYINSLTTSGSANPDVSITNITMHQMFAAGTDIAIEAEASDKDGTVAKVEFYDGSVKLGETASAPHVFTWSGASEGQHYVYAKAIDNTGTMTLSSVKIIHVNGPENVAPWVSEDIGQVRIPGTASLSGTTYKVKGSGSIGSGNKDSFHYVYQPVQGNFEMIANVAFASEIDNGVRVGLMARESLQTDSRAAMIALSEEEEVGVHAQFLNRSVPGGAFTEDAVGSDLIQAPYWFKLVREGSAVTGYVGQDKEHWRKVGSAEVQWPDQMYIGMAVDANKSTSNFDYLTAAAFTDVSLKRGPAFTVTNPPSETVAAPVYTISGHMTDAAVVTVKNNGAVAAGPEYMEAGADFSKTIALAEGENRIEISAQNSDVFGDMVNTRSLTVIYNKQAAIITPVEPVPADVSEPAYTLTASVNKAASVAVKLNGETLWGPGSVQAGEPFSVPLVLREGPNEIEVSAVDEYGIGTVGKYPIRYNKDWGAGLFTVSGMTLSDLNGGAIPGLSGDIDTRAAASFRNNSAVPQSGVLVIALYDGQDRMVRYAMVEQTVPGGAEAAFEGLFNLPANIAGYKLKAFAWNSLAGKQLVSNVVTSP; the protein is encoded by the coding sequence ATGAACAAAGCCCTGCGTTTAGGGATAAGTTTATTACTTGGAATCCAACTGATTCCGATTGGCTTTTGGACGGACGTTTCTTCGGCCGCGCCGGCTTCTGAGGCTTCGTCGGCGCCGGCACAATCGGCTCCGGTCACCGAGAGCCCGGCCGGCCTGAAGGCGGCTGCGGGCGACGGCCAGGTCGGATTGGCTTGGGAAGCCGTGCCGGGCGCCGCCTATTACAACGTGAAGCGCTCCGAGGTCAGCGGCGGACCGTATACGCAAATCGCCGGCAACGTGGCCGCGGCGGCGTTCACCGATACGCAGCCGGCGAACGGCACGGCGTATTATTACGTCGTAACGGCGGTGAGCGGAGGCACCGAGAGCATGATCTCGAATCAGGCGAAGGCGGTGCCGTACGTTCAGGTTCCCGGCGCGCCGGAGGCACCGGCAGGTTTTTCGGCTACGGCGGACGACGGAAGCGTCAGCCTGACGTGGGATCCGGCGCCCGGCGCCGCTTCCTATACGGTCAAGCGAAGCGAGGCCGCCGGCGGCCCTTATACGGCGGTGGCGAGCGCTCTCTCCGCAACGTCATACAAAGACACCGGCGTCATAAACGGGTCGACGTATTATTACGTCGTAACCGCGACTAATGGAAGCGGGGAAGGCCCGGCTTCGGACGAGCTGGCGGCCGCTCCCGCGAAAGTGATCGTCGTCGATCCGAACGGAAACGGCGATTTCACGACCGTGCAGGCAGCGGTGAGCTCCGTCCCGGCAGGCAATGCGGCCCGCACCGTCATTTTCATCCGGGAAGGGATTTACCGGGAAAAAGTGACCGTGGCCGCGCCCCTCATCAGCTTTGTCGGTGCCGGACGCGACAAAACGAAAATCGTCTGGAACGACTCGAACGCGAAAATGCCGAACCAGCCGCTGAATACGGCAACGGTTACCGTAAACGGCAACCGGTTTACGGCAAGCCACATCACGTTCGAAAACGACGCGCCGCCGTCCGAAGGCCAGGCTTTGGCCGCGGCGGTCAACGCCGATCAGGCCGTATTTGAAAACGTGAAGATGATCGGTTATCAGGATACGCTGTATGCCGGGATCGCCCTGACGAGTCCGCGGATCGGCAGGCAGTATTACCGCCACAGCGTCATCCAGGGACGCGTCGACTACATTTACGGACCGGCTACGGCGGCCGTGTTCGATCATGTGGACGCGGTCAGCATCAATACGCCGGAGACCGGCACCGGCGGCTACGTCACCGCGGCTGCGACGAAAAACACGTCCGATGCGGGGCTTGTTTTCATGAATTCACGTTTGGTGAAAAACGGCACTACGGCCGGCCAGCACTATTTGGGCCGCCCGTGGCAGGATTATCCGACCGTGCGTTACATCAACACGTGGATGGACGATCATATCGCTCCCGCAGGCTGGACGACGATGCAGGTGAATCCATATTTGTTTGCCGAGTATAACAGCATGGGACCGGGGGCAAGCCCGTCCACGCGCGTGCTCGGCACGCAAATGACCGCGGCCGAGGCGAGCGAGCTGACGGTGCCGCGCATATTCGGCGGCTGGGACCCGCAGTCGCAGCCGGTCATCCTCCCGCTCGCGTCGCCGCTAATCAAAGCGGAGGTAGCGCCGGGGCAGCCCGACGGGGTGAACGATACGTACACGAAACCCGTCGTCGTTTCGCTGGGCATCACCCACAACGAATACGGCGCGTACCGCGCGGAATACCGCGTGAACGGCGGGGCCTGGACCGGCTACGCGGCGGAGTTCGAGGTTAGTGCGCAAGGCGCGAACAAGGTGGAATACCGCCTCGTGGACGAGAGCGGCCGTGCGGGAACGATCCAAACGCTCACCGTAAAAATCGATCCGAACGCACAGCGCAAAGTTCCGGCGTTTCCGGGCGCGGAAGGCGGGGCCATGTATGCGACCGGCGGCCGCGGGCAGGACGTCTACGAGGTGACGACGCTCGAAGATTACGCCCCTAGCAAAAATGAAGCGCCGATTCCAGGCTCGTTCCGCGACGCCGTCAGCCAGGGCAACCGGACGATCGTTTTCCGGGTATCGGGCAATATCGGGCTGAAGGAGCGGCTGACGATCGGCGGCAAAAACCTGACGATCGCAGGCCAGACGGCGCCGGGCGACGGGATCGCGCTCAGCGGCTATTGGGTCAATATCGGCAGCGGCGACAGCAACATCATCATCCGCCACATCCGGTTCCGCGGCGGGATCAACCTGCTCGGAGACACGGCGGACGCCTCCGGCGACAACATCATCATCGACCACTGCTCGTTCAGCTGGAGCACCGACGAGACGTTTTCGCTGAAGGAGCATAAAAACATCACGGTGCAGTGGAGCATCGTCAGCGACAGTTTGAACCAGTCGATTCACGGCAAAGGCGCGCACGGGTACGGCGGCATTTGGGGCGGCACGAACGTGACATACCACCACAATCTGATCGCGAACCATGCGAGCCGCAACCCGCGCTTCGACAGGCAGGTCGACGCCGTAAATACGCCGACCAAAATCGATTACCGGAACAACGTCGTGTACAACTGGGGCTTCAATTCGGCGTACGGCGGCGAACAGGCGACGGGTATCAATATGATAAACAACTACTATAAACCCGGCCCGAGCACCTTTGACCGCGTGAAAAAACGGCTCGTCAATCCTTCCAGCCAATACGCCGGAACATGGTACATCGACGGGAACGTCATCGAAGGGTATCCCGACGTGTACGCGGACAACTGGGCGTCGGCCGTTCAACCCGATTACGGACTTTCGTCCGTGACGCGTTTGTCCAGGCCGGCAGCGCTTCCGGATGCGGACGATCCGATCGGCGGGCCCGTTTCCACGGACAGCGCGGAGGAAGCTTATGCGAAGGTGCTGGCCGGAGCCGGGGCTGTTTTGCCGAAGCGGGACTCGCTCGATGCGCGGATTGTAAACGATGTGATCCACGGGACGGGAAAAATCGTCAATACGATCGCCAGCGACGGAGGTTTGCCGGTGCTGAACTCCGAGCCCGCTCCGCAGGATAGCGATCACGACGGCATGCCCGACGATTGGGAGGCCGCGCACGGACTGAACCCGCACGATCCGGCCGACCGGAACGGAGATTACAACGGGGACGGCTATACGAATCTGGAGAAGTATATTAACTCCTTGACGACTTCGGGGTCGGCGAATCCGGATGTAAGCATTACGAATATAACGATGCACCAAATGTTTGCGGCCGGTACGGATATCGCCATCGAAGCGGAAGCGTCGGATAAGGACGGCACCGTCGCGAAGGTCGAGTTTTACGACGGCAGCGTCAAATTGGGCGAGACGGCCTCCGCGCCGCATGTCTTTACGTGGTCCGGCGCCTCGGAGGGCCAGCATTACGTGTATGCCAAAGCGATCGACAACACCGGCACGATGACGCTTTCGTCGGTCAAGATCATCCATGTGAACGGCCCGGAAAACGTGGCGCCGTGGGTTTCCGAAGATATCGGCCAGGTCCGCATTCCCGGGACGGCCAGCCTGTCGGGGACGACCTATAAGGTGAAGGGCTCCGGCAGCATCGGTTCCGGTAACAAGGACAGCTTTCATTATGTGTACCAGCCGGTGCAGGGCAATTTTGAAATGATCGCGAACGTCGCTTTCGCTTCCGAGATCGACAACGGCGTCAGAGTGGGGCTGATGGCCCGCGAGAGCCTGCAAACCGATTCGCGCGCCGCGATGATCGCTTTGTCGGAGGAGGAAGAGGTAGGCGTGCATGCGCAATTTTTGAACAGGAGTGTCCCGGGCGGCGCATTTACGGAGGACGCCGTCGGCAGTGATCTGATCCAGGCGCCTTATTGGTTCAAGCTGGTCAGGGAAGGCAGCGCCGTTACCGGTTACGTCGGCCAAGACAAGGAGCATTGGCGCAAGGTCGGATCGGCGGAGGTTCAGTGGCCGGATCAAATGTACATCGGCATGGCTGTCGATGCGAACAAGTCGACAAGCAACTTCGATTATTTAACAGCTGCAGCGTTTACCGATGTGAGCTTGAAGCGGGGACCGGCTTTCACCGTTACGAATCCGCCTTCCGAAACCGTGGCCGCTCCCGTTTATACGATAAGCGGGCACATGACGGATGCGGCGGTCGTTACGGTGAAAAATAACGGCGCGGTTGCCGCAGGGCCGGAATATATGGAAGCCGGTGCCGATTTTTCAAAAACGATCGCCCTTGCCGAAGGGGAGAATCGTATCGAGATTTCCGCGCAAAACAGCGACGTTTTCGGGGACATGGTCAATACCAGATCGCTAACGGTCATCTATAACAAGCAAGCTGCGATCATTACGCCGGTCGAACCCGTTCCCGCTGACGTTTCCGAGCCTGCGTACACCTTGACGGCCAGCGTCAATAAAGCCGCTTCGGTTGCGGTGAAGCTGAACGGGGAAACGTTGTGGGGCCCCGGGTCGGTGCAGGCTGGCGAACCGTTCAGCGTTCCGCTTGTTTTGCGGGAAGGTCCGAACGAAATCGAGGTTTCGGCTGTCGACGAATACGGCATCGGCACCGTGGGCAAGTACCCGATTCGTTACAACAAAGATTGGGGCGCCGGATTGTTTACGGTCTCGGGCATGACGCTCAGCGATCTGAACGGGGGAGCGATCCCCGGATTAAGCGGAGATATCGATACGCGGGCCGCGGCTTCGTTCCGCAACAACTCCGCCGTTCCGCAAAGCGGCGTCCTCGTTATAGCGCTTTACGACGGGCAGGACCGGATGGTGCGCTATGCGATGGTCGAGCAAACCGTTCCCGGAGGGGCGGAGGCGGCGTTCGAGGGACTGTTCAATTTGCCGGCGAACATAGCGGGTTATAAGCTGAAAGCTTTTGCATGGAACAGCCTTGCCGGCAAACAGCTTGTATCGAACGTCGTGACGAGTCCTTGA
- a CDS encoding pectin esterase: MRIEIQRVLIFALLLNALLGGGIWLQNEPAFAAESAGTVFIDDDFTQMDDGMTAESLGYSFTAPASGTGAAAVMVDPNGGGKGMYVGVAGAGTGTAKIAKTFASPQKGTVTAEFSFMQPGPKKVQNVMFSLISSQNIPVVRIGTDSSTSRGLVYFPNTAIQGITSSYNVDAWYTIKVEVNMVTQQFNVWVNGALSASRAMADSNLDISRIEIGTPKGDGGEYIGKLKVSAAEPSLIPKAPDIYSWVPRDQEIGLWFESVTAASYYYVKTRATAEDPWYLLKYTGKNVPTERSSAKNYYVGTTAPRIVNGQTYDVGVSAVLKDSRTGLYHEGPTTIIQAAPNANVPVATPENSVIGTITLWASYYSANWSVKSGIHAGDAPFASSTYRITGLPAKYSQMDWISPDIRSQSYSDKPQIATFPAKDRATVYVAMDDRAALPAWLSSWTDTQDKIILDGGAVALKVYKQDFAPGATVTLGLNTAAPAGSGNIGYFVLAERTPVGLSVNPVNPWVNTPELTVTGSVYETGATLTVYNNQSPIYSSVLAESAFRVPVPLTPGENRLELTAKRANAALSDRIAVTVYYDAAPPELTIAAPPASVREAVYAIQGTVNENANITVKLNGVTVADSVYAAGGVPFSYPLTLAEGANHIEINAVDAAGNASSAELDVTYTFWAGEPEFYDLNGQRLGTLPSSGDVVARKQVANTTAAHKQISVFFVLFDGDHTMIDYSCVATDFAPGETRTLSTGFTLPAAGSGYKLKAFVWDNLGGMKPLSEEAGLP, from the coding sequence TTGCGCATTGAAATTCAGCGCGTGCTTATCTTCGCATTACTGCTGAATGCGCTGCTTGGCGGAGGCATATGGCTGCAAAACGAGCCGGCGTTCGCCGCAGAGTCAGCGGGGACGGTTTTCATCGACGACGATTTTACGCAAATGGACGACGGTATGACGGCCGAGTCGCTCGGCTATTCGTTCACGGCTCCTGCGTCCGGCACGGGGGCTGCAGCGGTTATGGTCGACCCGAACGGCGGAGGCAAAGGCATGTACGTCGGCGTGGCGGGAGCGGGAACCGGAACGGCGAAAATTGCCAAAACGTTCGCTTCGCCGCAAAAAGGAACGGTCACGGCCGAGTTCAGCTTTATGCAGCCCGGCCCCAAAAAAGTGCAGAACGTCATGTTTTCCCTGATAAGCAGCCAAAACATCCCTGTCGTCCGCATAGGCACGGACAGCAGCACCTCGCGCGGTCTCGTTTATTTTCCGAATACCGCCATACAGGGGATTACCTCATCGTATAATGTGGACGCCTGGTATACGATCAAAGTCGAAGTGAATATGGTGACGCAGCAATTCAACGTCTGGGTGAACGGAGCTTTGTCCGCATCGAGGGCAATGGCCGACAGCAACCTGGACATTTCGCGAATCGAAATCGGCACGCCCAAAGGCGACGGAGGCGAGTACATCGGCAAGCTGAAGGTGAGCGCCGCCGAACCGAGCCTAATACCGAAAGCTCCGGACATTTACTCCTGGGTGCCGCGCGACCAGGAGATCGGCCTCTGGTTCGAATCGGTAACCGCCGCTTCCTACTATTATGTCAAAACGAGGGCGACGGCCGAAGATCCGTGGTATTTGCTGAAGTATACCGGGAAAAACGTTCCGACGGAGCGAAGCTCCGCGAAAAATTATTACGTCGGCACGACGGCCCCGCGGATCGTCAATGGCCAAACGTACGACGTCGGGGTCAGTGCGGTGCTGAAAGATTCCCGGACCGGGCTCTATCACGAGGGTCCGACAACGATCATTCAGGCGGCGCCGAACGCCAACGTTCCGGTTGCAACCCCGGAGAACAGCGTGATCGGCACGATTACGCTGTGGGCTTCCTACTACTCCGCCAATTGGTCGGTAAAATCCGGCATTCATGCCGGCGATGCGCCGTTTGCGTCAAGTACGTACCGGATTACCGGGCTGCCGGCCAAATATTCGCAGATGGACTGGATCAGTCCGGACATCAGATCCCAATCCTACTCGGACAAGCCGCAAATCGCCACGTTTCCGGCAAAAGACCGGGCGACCGTGTATGTGGCGATGGACGATCGGGCAGCGCTGCCCGCTTGGCTGTCCAGCTGGACCGATACGCAGGATAAAATCATACTCGACGGGGGAGCCGTTGCGCTGAAAGTGTACAAGCAGGATTTTGCCCCCGGCGCCACCGTGACGTTGGGTTTGAATACGGCCGCGCCGGCAGGTTCCGGCAATATCGGCTATTTTGTGCTGGCGGAAAGAACGCCGGTCGGCTTGAGCGTGAACCCGGTGAATCCGTGGGTGAATACCCCTGAACTGACGGTTACGGGTTCGGTGTACGAAACCGGCGCCACGCTCACCGTGTACAACAACCAATCGCCAATCTATTCCTCCGTGCTTGCCGAAAGCGCGTTTCGCGTGCCCGTTCCGCTGACGCCGGGAGAAAACCGGTTGGAGCTGACGGCGAAAAGAGCGAACGCCGCGCTTTCCGACCGGATCGCCGTTACGGTCTATTATGACGCGGCTCCGCCGGAGTTGACGATTGCGGCTCCGCCGGCTTCGGTGCGGGAAGCCGTGTATGCGATACAAGGCACGGTGAACGAAAACGCCAATATAACGGTCAAGCTTAACGGCGTTACGGTTGCGGACAGCGTATATGCCGCGGGCGGCGTACCTTTCTCTTATCCGCTGACCTTGGCGGAAGGCGCCAACCACATCGAGATAAATGCAGTTGATGCCGCAGGAAACGCGAGCTCGGCCGAATTGGATGTGACGTATACGTTTTGGGCCGGGGAACCGGAATTTTACGATTTGAACGGACAGCGTCTCGGCACCTTGCCTTCGTCCGGGGATGTGGTCGCGCGCAAGCAGGTTGCGAATACGACAGCCGCGCACAAGCAAATCAGCGTGTTTTTTGTCCTGTTCGACGGGGACCATACGATGATCGATTACTCCTGCGTTGCCACCGATTTTGCTCCCGGGGAGACGAGGACGTTAAGCACCGGATTTACGCTGCCTGCCGCAGGGAGCGGCTACAAGCTGAAGGCGTTTGTTTGGGACAACCTCGGCGGAATGAAGCCGCTCTCGGAAGAAGCCGGGCTGCCGTGA